A part of Doryrhamphus excisus isolate RoL2022-K1 chromosome 8, RoL_Dexc_1.0, whole genome shotgun sequence genomic DNA contains:
- the LOC131134580 gene encoding uncharacterized protein LOC131134580 isoform X1, giving the protein MGKTMLMRFYLMLLCLWMNKDCMSSLDPQIPSETHVVALGDAITLNCSYNCATGFVRGCWRKAPVSFDCFGEKLNDKDGFCTVKLHLVNVSAEDLKYTYYCDTEATDQTELQQKKELVVHLKAQTIVKTWTETPTTETGDFTEIQVLATFSLAVALALVALVVYMYVNHKRCRENEDGAAYSSSSPPHSCVVVSPLNEYSQNQRLTLRGSNPDSDNESQTEVPYADIIITVRGVSTPELSQISYLTTEEPQQWRGCGPRGHWQASCSADRLHLPQPREVSRKMSTNSEYAVIKYA; this is encoded by the exons ATGGGCAAGACGATGCTGATGCGATTTTATTTAATGCTGCTTTGTTTGTGGATGAACAAAG ATTGCATGAGCAGCTTGGACCCTCAGATACCCTCTGAGACGCATGTTGTTGCGTTGGGGGACGCCATCACACTGAACTGTTCGTACAATTGCGCCACTGGGTTTGTTCGGGGATGCTGGAGGAAAGCGCCCGTCTCCTTCGACTGCTTTGGAGAAAAACTTAACGACAAAGACGGCTTTTGCACGGTAAAACTTCATCTGGTCAACGTTTCCGCTGAAGATCTCAAGTACACCTACTACTGCGACACGGAGGCAACAGATCAGACTGAACTTCAACAGAAAAAAGAGCTTGTTGTGCATCTAAAAG CTCAGACAATTGTCAAAACCTGGACAGAAACCCCAACTACTGAAACAG gGGACTTTACAGAAATCCAAGTTTTGGCGACCTTTTCCCTGGCGGTGGCGCTGGCGCTGGTTGCACTGGTtgtttatatgtatgtcaaCCACAAGAGATGCAGGGAGAATG AGGATGGTGCTGCGTACAGCTCAAG CTCACCACCGCATTCCTGCGTTGTCGTCTCACCGCTGAATG AGTACTCACAAAACCAACGTCTGACTTTGAGGGGTTCTAACCCAG ATTCGGACAACGAGAGTCAAACTGAGGTTCCGTATGCTGACATAATCATTACCGTCAGAGGAGTCAGTACACCGGAGCTCTCTCAGATCAGCTACTTGACAACAGAAGAGCCACAGCAG TGGCGAGGATGCGGACCCAGGGGTCACTGGCAGGCCTCGTGCTCAGCTGACAGGCTTCACCTGCCGCAGCCCAGAGAGGTCAGCCGCAAGATGAGCACAAATTCCGAGTACGCAGTCATCAAGTATGCCTGA
- the LOC131134580 gene encoding uncharacterized protein LOC131134580 isoform X2: protein MGKTMLMRFYLMLLCLWMNKDCMSSLDPQIPSETHVVALGDAITLNCSYNCATGFVRGCWRKAPVSFDCFGEKLNDKDGFCTVKLHLVNVSAEDLKYTYYCDTEATDQTELQQKKELVVHLKAQTIVKTWTETPTTETEDGAAYSSSSPPHSCVVVSPLNEYSQNQRLTLRGSNPDSDNESQTEVPYADIIITVRGVSTPELSQISYLTTEEPQQWRGCGPRGHWQASCSADRLHLPQPREVSRKMSTNSEYAVIKYA from the exons ATGGGCAAGACGATGCTGATGCGATTTTATTTAATGCTGCTTTGTTTGTGGATGAACAAAG ATTGCATGAGCAGCTTGGACCCTCAGATACCCTCTGAGACGCATGTTGTTGCGTTGGGGGACGCCATCACACTGAACTGTTCGTACAATTGCGCCACTGGGTTTGTTCGGGGATGCTGGAGGAAAGCGCCCGTCTCCTTCGACTGCTTTGGAGAAAAACTTAACGACAAAGACGGCTTTTGCACGGTAAAACTTCATCTGGTCAACGTTTCCGCTGAAGATCTCAAGTACACCTACTACTGCGACACGGAGGCAACAGATCAGACTGAACTTCAACAGAAAAAAGAGCTTGTTGTGCATCTAAAAG CTCAGACAATTGTCAAAACCTGGACAGAAACCCCAACTACTGAAACAG AGGATGGTGCTGCGTACAGCTCAAG CTCACCACCGCATTCCTGCGTTGTCGTCTCACCGCTGAATG AGTACTCACAAAACCAACGTCTGACTTTGAGGGGTTCTAACCCAG ATTCGGACAACGAGAGTCAAACTGAGGTTCCGTATGCTGACATAATCATTACCGTCAGAGGAGTCAGTACACCGGAGCTCTCTCAGATCAGCTACTTGACAACAGAAGAGCCACAGCAG TGGCGAGGATGCGGACCCAGGGGTCACTGGCAGGCCTCGTGCTCAGCTGACAGGCTTCACCTGCCGCAGCCCAGAGAGGTCAGCCGCAAGATGAGCACAAATTCCGAGTACGCAGTCATCAAGTATGCCTGA